AGACACCGTGGATTTCGCGATCATACACCTCGAGGACTTCGACTTTACCTTGCCAAAGGAGCGTGATGGCCTTTTGCCAATGGAGCACTCGAAGAGGCTCGTACGTGGCGTTGAGGAGCAGCGTCATTTCCATGGACCAACCTCATTCGCAACCTCTCTCCCGGAAGATAATTTACCGAGGGAGAACACCTTTTCGATTTTGTATGCCATAAGCTTTTTTTGAAATCAAGCAAGCCTCCCGGTTAGACTAGGCCCGCGCAACTCAATGGAAACACACGAAACACACAGCCCTGATTCCCATACCCCTCAGTTCGTCACGGTGGCAAAAAGGAACGAGGTGCCGCCCGGCACAGGGCGCATCGTGGATGTCCAGGGAATATGGGTCGCGTTGTTCAACGTCGAGGGCACCTTCTACGCCATTGACAACACCTGCCCCCACGCCGGCGGCCCGCTCGGCGAAGGACGATTGGACGGCATCATCGTCGAGTGTCCGTGGCACGGCTGGAAATT
This sequence is a window from Candidatus Nitrospira inopinata. Protein-coding genes within it:
- a CDS encoding Rieske (2Fe-2S) protein, which translates into the protein METHETHSPDSHTPQFVTVAKRNEVPPGTGRIVDVQGIWVALFNVEGTFYAIDNTCPHAGGPLGEGRLDGIIVECPWHGWKFDVTSGERLGNPNFQVTCCTVRVHGDEVQIAVPPALRGPA